A single window of Methanoculleus oceani DNA harbors:
- a CDS encoding RNA-protein complex protein Nop10 produces the protein MSNRIRRCPDDLRYTLSPVCPVCGQPSRPAHPARFSPQDRYGNYRRAVRRWNTSQ, from the coding sequence ATGAGCAATCGCATTCGCCGCTGTCCGGATGACCTGAGGTATACACTCTCCCCGGTCTGCCCGGTCTGCGGCCAGCCATCCCGGCCGGCCCACCCGGCACGCTTTTCCCCGCAGGACAGGTACGGTAACTACAGGAGGGCCGTACGCAGATGGAACACGTCACAGTAA
- a CDS encoding RDD family protein, which yields MVTLYLARWETRFWAWLIDIILIGLPLWALSDRLPPSWRFTIDPGLLSISLSSVVLFLYWTLLEGYRGQSIGKMALKIRVTGRAGEDIGFGAAAIESFGKAFLLIPDCLIGWLAMPGSKQRLFNRISRTIVIETREQEEPEGVTYVKPEE from the coding sequence ATGGTCACCCTCTACCTCGCCAGATGGGAAACCCGCTTCTGGGCCTGGCTCATCGATATCATCCTGATCGGGCTGCCCCTCTGGGCGCTCTCCGACCGGCTGCCGCCCTCCTGGAGGTTCACGATAGACCCCGGGCTCCTCTCGATAAGCCTCTCCTCGGTCGTCCTCTTCCTCTACTGGACGCTGCTCGAGGGATACCGGGGCCAGTCCATCGGCAAGATGGCGCTGAAGATCCGGGTCACCGGCCGCGCCGGGGAAGATATCGGGTTTGGCGCCGCCGCAATCGAGAGTTTCGGCAAAGCGTTTCTCCTGATCCCCGACTGCCTGATCGGCTGGCTCGCCATGCCGGGCTCAAAACAGCGGCTCTTCAACCGGATCTCCCGTACCATCGTGATAGAGACCCGGGAGCAGGAAGAGCCGGAAGGCGTCACCTACGTGAAGCCCGAGGAGTGA
- a CDS encoding ATP-binding cassette domain-containing protein has translation MTTAFTVEDLIRHLERLQARGPIPFDVKSGEVFGILCPCGQDRQTLIAILMTMLFPVSGFAERSPLAILGNLGDLRRSMGLVLRESVLDPALTGRENLDFHARLHGLGDEVRRRRIPEVIGLFGIAGNVDAAVETYSPAMMQHLEIARAFLAHPGVLFLAEPTKGLDEPGRREIWDLLRRLNRERRVTIVFTTHDVAEVEAICTRVAVVDGGEVVALDTPDTLRAVMSLDDTPLEFDDTS, from the coding sequence ATGACGACTGCCTTTACTGTTGAGGACCTGATCCGGCATCTGGAGCGGCTTCAGGCACGCGGCCCGATCCCGTTCGACGTGAAGAGCGGAGAGGTCTTTGGTATTCTCTGCCCCTGCGGCCAGGATAGACAGACCCTGATTGCCATTCTCATGACGATGCTCTTCCCGGTCTCCGGGTTTGCCGAGCGTTCGCCGCTTGCAATTCTCGGGAATCTCGGGGACCTGCGGCGGAGCATGGGTCTCGTCCTCCGGGAGTCGGTGCTCGACCCTGCGCTGACCGGCAGGGAGAACCTGGACTTTCACGCACGGTTGCACGGCCTGGGCGACGAGGTCCGGAGAAGGAGGATCCCCGAGGTCATAGGGCTCTTCGGAATTGCCGGGAATGTCGACGCCGCGGTTGAGACCTACTCCCCCGCCATGATGCAGCACCTTGAGATCGCCCGGGCATTTCTTGCACATCCCGGCGTCCTCTTCCTTGCCGAACCGACGAAGGGGCTGGACGAGCCCGGCCGCCGGGAGATCTGGGACCTGCTCCGGCGGCTGAACCGCGAGCGGAGGGTGACGATCGTCTTTACGACTCACGATGTGGCTGAAGTGGAGGCAATCTGCACACGGGTTGCAGTGGTGGACGGCGGGGAGGTCGTAGCCCTGGATACACCGGATACCCTCCGTGCGGTGATGTCTCTCGACGATACGCCGCTCGAATTCGACGATACTTCCTGA
- a CDS encoding proteasome assembly chaperone family protein yields MEHVTVTFLRDDNIDAPVLVEGLPGIGHVGKLVADHLIHELEGEKIGEISSIHFPPQVIVDEEGVTHLVNNEIYRCEKDGRAVLFLVGDFQSNSAEGHYILAEHYLDIAQDLGVRRVYALGGYGVGHLVENPRVLSAVNMGHLRPEVEAAGGSFENAGSDGMIVGASGLLLGLGEARGIEGICLMGETSGYIVDPKSADSLLAVLSRLIGIEVDHTSLQQRAENMEQIIAKIQEAEEARGREELSYIG; encoded by the coding sequence ATGGAACACGTCACAGTAACCTTTTTGCGAGACGACAACATCGACGCTCCGGTCCTGGTCGAGGGCCTGCCCGGCATCGGACATGTCGGGAAACTCGTTGCCGACCACCTGATCCATGAACTCGAAGGCGAGAAGATAGGGGAGATCTCTTCGATCCACTTTCCGCCGCAGGTGATCGTCGACGAGGAGGGCGTCACTCATCTCGTCAATAACGAGATCTACCGTTGCGAGAAGGACGGAAGAGCGGTCCTCTTTCTCGTGGGGGATTTCCAGAGCAACTCTGCCGAGGGCCACTATATCCTGGCCGAGCACTACCTCGACATTGCACAAGACCTCGGCGTCCGGCGGGTTTACGCACTCGGGGGCTACGGTGTCGGCCACCTGGTCGAGAACCCGAGGGTGCTCTCCGCCGTCAACATGGGGCATCTCCGGCCGGAGGTGGAGGCCGCAGGGGGGTCGTTTGAGAATGCCGGGAGCGACGGGATGATCGTAGGGGCCTCAGGCCTCCTGCTCGGCCTCGGCGAAGCGCGGGGTATCGAGGGGATCTGCCTGATGGGCGAGACGAGCGGCTACATCGTCGACCCGAAAAGCGCCGACAGCCTCCTTGCGGTCCTCTCCCGCCTGATCGGGATCGAGGTCGACCACACCTCCCTGCAGCAGCGTGCCGAGAACATGGAGCAGATCATAGCAAAGATCCAGGAAGCCGAAGAAGCCCGGGGCCGGGAAGAACTGAGTTATATCGGATAA
- a CDS encoding rhodanese-like domain-containing protein codes for MTDLHLPLVFLLVAGSTLAAVLVGGCLGGGPASGDQNIRIVSPAEASALIEEKGEDPRFVVIDVRRPDEFAGGHIPGAINIDSVDFSEHLGSLDPDGTYLVCCLRGGRSAGVRELMRGAGFREVYDIEGGMSAWKAAGLPVVTD; via the coding sequence ATGACCGACCTTCATCTCCCGCTTGTGTTCCTGCTCGTCGCCGGGAGCACCCTCGCTGCCGTGCTCGTCGGCGGATGCCTCGGCGGTGGTCCGGCATCGGGGGACCAGAACATCCGCATCGTCTCTCCCGCCGAGGCGTCCGCCCTGATCGAAGAGAAGGGGGAAGACCCGAGGTTTGTCGTCATCGATGTCAGGAGACCGGACGAGTTCGCCGGCGGGCATATCCCGGGTGCGATCAACATCGACTCGGTGGACTTCTCGGAGCACCTTGGTAGCCTCGACCCGGACGGAACTTATCTCGTATGCTGTCTACGGGGCGGGCGGAGCGCCGGTGTCCGCGAGTTGATGCGGGGGGCCGGATTCCGCGAGGTCTATGATATCGAAGGCGGCATGAGCGCCTGGAAGGCTGCCGGGCTCCCGGTGGTCACGGACTGA